The following coding sequences are from one Salmo trutta chromosome 36, fSalTru1.1, whole genome shotgun sequence window:
- the LOC115176161 gene encoding CCR4-NOT transcription complex subunit 3 isoform X4 gives MADKRKLQGEIDRCLKKVTEGVEQFEDIWQKLHNAANANQKEKYEADLKKEIKKLQRLRDQIKTWVASNEIKDKRQLVENRKLIETQMERFKIVERETKTKAYSKEGLGLAQKVDPAQREKEEVGNWLTNTIDTLNMQVDQFESEVESLSVQTRKKKGDKEKQDRIEELKCFIEKHRYHIRMLETILRMLDNDTLPVDSIRKIKDDVEYYMDSSQDPDFEENEFLYDDLDLEELPTSPSVSPHPSLVSLAGSLVATSPPGQSLLDDDLFHQISSGTPTSTTSSSPIPPSPATYTTENSEDDKKRGRSTDSEVGQSPVKNGNPSSSLSSSSSSSSSSSSASSGASSSSLATIAGGCLPVTGGNSLLGNMGGLLSNSGSYRDATQQQQLQQHYQTQQARNSVISSNTPSNSNPSNNILLPSPSASSPANSSTTLPPLTPNTQLHAPSRPSPSSSLGLGLGLGLGKGGITGSPAVSQMSGLGLSGMPASLNTMAGLLAGSTSAPYATAAAGSGTIGSPLAGKSGCSSSPNSSTVGPVGGNTVGDRSTGLLGSAPGASGVSGGILSLSGLGSGQLAVQGPPLVAPSPIGGLAPGSSLGAIGSIGGNSGSGAPSSSVGMGGGSMSITRPPSGQKQNGSTSYSAVVADSTPDSALNSASQLQSSQPSSLTSTTNQPKDSGPSLLGPMTLPTSSPSPSYSESKLPGSGMLNGPLSYTQTSESKPQEPLSTLKSMAERAALGSGMEGEMLSLHLTTDIFPSTTLPPGPPSAPQQPSLSEVSIPPSLGVCPLGPVPLSKDQLYQQAMQESAWTHMPHPSDSERIRQYLMRNPCPTLPFHHQVPPPHSDSVEFYQRLSTETLFFIFYYLEGTKAQYLAAKALKKQSWRFHTKYMMWFQRHEEPKTITDEFEQGTYIYFDYEKWGQRKKEGFTFEYRYLEDRDLQ, from the exons CAAATGGAGCGGTTCAAGATCGTGGAGCGAGAGACCAAGACAAAGGCGTACTCGAAAGAGGGGCTGGGCCTGGCACAGAAGGTGGACCCGGCCcaaagggagaaagaggaggtcgGAAATTGGCTAACG AATACAATAGACACTCTGAACATGCAGGTGGACCAGTTTGAGAGCGAAGTGGAGTCCCTCTCAGTCCAGACTcgaaagaagaagggagacaaAGAG AAACAGGACCGCATCGAAGAGCTGAAGTGCTTCATCGAGAAGCACCGGTACCACATCCGGATGCTGGAGACCATCCTGCGCATGCTGGACAACGACACCTTGCCGGTGGACTCCATCCGCAAGATCAAGGACGACGTGGAGTACTACATGGACTCGTCGCAGGACCCCGACTTCGAGGAGAACGAGTTCCTCTACGACGACCTGGATCTGGAGGAGCTCC ctacctctccctctgtctccccccatcCATCTCTTGTCTCTCTAGCCGGGTCGCTGGTGGCCACGTCCCCGCCTGGCCAATCGCTCCTGGACGACGATCTCTTCCATCAGATCTCCAGCGGCACACCTACCTCCACCACGTCCTCCTCGCCCATCCCTCCCTCGCCCGCAACTTACACTACG GAGAACTCTGAAGATGACAAGAAAAGGGGACGTTCGACAGACAGTGAAGTCGGTCAG TCGCCTGTCAAGAACGGCAACCCCTCTTCGTcgttgtcctcctcctcctcttcatcctcctcttcatcctctgcCTCCTCGGGTGCCTCCTCATCCTCGCTGGCGACCATCGCCGGGGGTTGCCTGCCTGTCACTGGGGGCAACAGCCTCCTGGGCAACATGGGGGGTCTCCTCTCCAACTCTGGCAGCTACAGAGACGCTACCCAGCAGCAGCAACTGCAGCAGCATTACCAAACCCAGCAGGCCAGAAACTCAGTCATCTCCTCCAACACCCCCTCCAACTCCAACCCGTCGAACAACATCCTCCTCCCCAGCCCCTCTGCTTCCTCACCCGCCAACTCGAGCACGACCCTCCCCCCACTCACGCCCAACACCCAGTTGCATGCTCCGTCAAGGCCTTCACCGTCCTCCAGCTTGGGGCTTGGGTTGGGCTTGGGCCTTGGTAAAGGCGGCATTACGGGGTCACCGGCCGTCAGCCAGATGTCGGGCCTTGGCTTGTCGGGGATGCCGGCATCCCTAAACACCATGGCCGGGCTCCTGGCGGGCTCAACTTCGGCCCCTTACGCCACGGCAGCAGCAGGCTCCGGAACCATCGGAAGCCCCCTAGCAGGGAAAAGCGGCTGCAGTAGCAGCCCTAACTCCAGCACAGTGGGACCGGTGGGCGGGAACACTGTTGGCGACAGATCCACGGGCCTGTTGGGATCTGCACCCGGTGCAAGTGGTGTCAGCGGTGGGATCCTCAGCCTAAGCGGCCTTGGCTCAGGGCAGTTGGCGGTCCAGGGCCCTCCCCTGGTGGCCCCCAGTCCCATAGGAGGCCTGGCCCCTGGAAGCAGCCTGGGAGCCATAGGAAGCATTGGAGGGAACTCTGGTTCAGGCGCGCCAAGCAGTAGCGTGGGCATGGGAGGAGGAAGCATGTCGATCACAAGGCCACCCAGTGGACAGAAGCAGAATGGTAGCACTA GTTACAGTGCTGTAGTAGCAGACAGCACACCCGATTCCGCCCTCAACAGTGCCAGCCAATTACAAAGCAGCCAACCCTCGTCTTTGACCTCCACCACCAATCAGCC tAAAGACAGTGGCCCCAGCCTCTTAGGGCCCATGACTCTTCCCAccagctctccctcgccctcctacAGCGAGAGTAAACTTCCAGGCAGCGGTATGCTCAACGGGCCACTCTCCTACACACAGACCTCTGAAAGCAAG cCCCAGGAGCCTCTGAGCACTCTAAAGTCTATGGCAGAACGAGCGGCACTGGGCtcaggaatggagggagagatgctCTCTCTGCACCTCACCACAG ACATTTTCCCCAGCACTACATTGCCCCCGGGGCCTCCCTCGGCCCCCCAGCAGCCCTCGCTTTCAGAGGTCAGCATCCCCCCATCGCTGGGCGTGTGCCCACTCGGGCCTGTGCCCCTGTCCAAAGACCAGCTGTACCAGCAGGCCATGCAGGAGTCGGCATGGACGCACATGCCCCACCCCTCCGACTCGGAGAGGATCAG GCAGTACCTGATGAGGAACCCGTGTCCCACCCTGCCTTTCCACCACCAGGTGCCACCGCCCCACTCCGACTCTGTAGAGTTCTACCAGAGACTGTCCACGGAGACACTGTTCTTCATCTTCTACTACCTAGAG GGCACTAAGGCCCAGTATCTGGCAGCCAAGGCCTTGAAGAAGCAGTCGTGGCGGTTCCACACCAAGTACATGATGTGGTTCCAGAGGCACGAGGAGCCCAAGACCATCACAGATGAGTTTGAGCAG GGGACGTACATTTACTTTGACTACGAGAAGTGGGGACAACGGAAGAAGGAGGGATTCACGTTTGAGTACAGGTACCTTGAGGACCGAGACCTCCAGTGA